tagatattcaaatGGATTCAAAAGTttagtatctagagaaccgGAACCAAACTcaatccaaacaaaaaaatttcaggtatttgaatatatatgaattagatttgtatacttatatatattagttatttttatatttaatttctaaaaatatccaaaatatattagatgtttttaagttgttcaaaatacttgaaaatatatacaaatacttaaaaatacatgtctaaaatagctaaacgatattaaaaataccaaaaatacttaaaatatctattgattttctatccaaatatttaagctaaaccaatttttatgttaagtttaagtattttctcatacatttttaaaatttgtatgttgtatattattttattttcatatttttaaaaatttaaagtatatataaatattaatttaaaaaaaaattaaacgggttatccaaatctgaaccgaactcgcaagaatccgaaccgaacccaaaaCGAAATTTATATGTACACGTAGAGGGCCAAAATATGTAACCCCAAAAACATGAAACCCGAGTAACCTTAAACCGAACTTGAATGGTACATGAATGTTCATCTCTAATCAAATGTAAAACAAGTTATCGATAAAAAATGTGTATTATTTATAATAGTAAAttacaatacattttaaaaaaactcaCCCCGCTCTAGGcgcgggttatcatctagtatTATGATTATTAGGAACAAATTTtttagtaagaaaaaaaatcatagtttaTGTTATCTCTTATATATCAGATATCAAACTAtaaagtttcatattttattctgtttttattatttaattttgaaaaaatcagtTGAGTTCAttgaaactattggttcgacatgacgactatctaaaattcataacatgaaaataaacaaataatattatttttttgtttttaccggaaaaaaaaaacaaaaaatcaaacattttaaccgaataaactaaaatgaatattaattaaaaataatagttatattttagaagattaaaaacaaaaaaaaaattaaaaccaaaccaatatccagattaaacagatttagtgtctttttattaaaaataacgaaactaataatcacattccgcgcaAGACGCGAGTTATTACCTAGTTGTTATTAGTCCAGACATTAACTTCACCCTATTACCACTGTCAAGGCAAGAAAATGTGAATAAGATTTACAGATTTATCCTACTTCATTTTCTAGTCTTTTCTCTCTTGATCTTCCACTACCTCGGCCaaatccatttttttctttttgtcctCGTTTCATGTAAAAGAAAAgcctttcttcttctacttcaatACCACCTTAaaattctaagaaaaaaaaaatccaattttcaAAGTTACGGCCGTTTCAAGCTTGACTTTTCCTATCACTTTTGTTAAAAAAGTTCCTAAGAAAATTACGAAATCTCATATGCGTATcttctgtttctttctttcacaTATAGCCTTATAGGTTTCGTTTTTAGCAGAACGGTGTCTGAACCTGCCACTTGTCAATGGGAAACTGTTGAATGGGATGGAAGCAACCTGGTTACGACGATTTGGCCTAAAACAAAAGGGATTCGTCACAACCTCACGGATTTGACTATGTTGGAGTTCTTTGAGTATCAGATTTCTGGTTCGATTCTTGATCTCACCGGTCTCACTCGTTTGTACGTAGACGCTGAATCTAGACAACAATCTCTTCACTCTGATCCCAAGAATCTACTGTCTGGCATAAGCTCGCGTCAAGAAGCGTAACGATCCATGAAACTCTCAAAGAAGCGCGTCTCTCAAGAACCTCCCCTCACCCATTGAACGTAACCGAGACGATCCTTGATGTCTTCAGGTCTCTTCTCGTCCCTCTCCGAAATATCTGTCACGTATAACGCAGCCTCGTGTACATAAAGGTGTTCTCCTAATGGCTCAGTTTCAACGATTTGCTATAATCTGAAGACATGACCAGACAAACTTTTGTCTCTGGTGGAACGAACTCTCATGCCGGAACAATAGCTTCTCCGGATGACTCAATGACTACGGGTGACCCGTTACGTGCTGTAAGccctgttctaaaaatcggtcgcCTGGGCGATACAGTGTCATTCTTCCATCCGATTTTCtccgcctagaccgcctaaatgaccgtcTAGgcggtttatttttttattatttttaataatatttttatttatttatttgatctaaaattttataaatatcatttatattcataattttgatgaaaattacactatattaagtttatatattctatttgtgtgttttatacaatcttaaacatgaaaatgtattaatgttatacacaattaaagattaacatgttttataacatagtaaacaatctaaaaatttcGTCCCGtataatttccgattaatctccgattttctctttaggcgctaggcccaacccgaccgcccgactagcgcctagcgcgttcccgaacagggCTGTAAGTATACACTATGCCATCCAGATATTAACAGAAAACCATGTCAGAAAACACAACGCTTATGTTTTTTAAGAGTCAAACCTTGTTCATCGTGCAGTTTTGGTTATTCGTCAGGCATCTTGGTACACATCATGATCGTTGTCATCACCATGTCTGGTAATTATGTTCTTGATCTTCTTagctttttcttcattttcttgtaTATTCTAGTGGTAACATTCTCTTGATGAGCTTATTCCTATGATCCCACAATATATAAGGCAAACCCATTATTAAGATTGTCTTGTTTAATTTCAATTATGGCTGCGCAAATGTATATACCTGGATGGAGAAATCATTCATGCTCTGACTGCCAGCAACAATCCTATTATGCTTCTCGATATCTACGGCCGTCAAGCAACACCCCCTAAGGTTCTGGTGAATTGAGGAGTAGTGGGGAGAGAATTTAATGAGATTAAATGTTGTGTTTATGGATTGAACATAAATCGTGATTCCGTTACTTGATCTCGCCCATGAAGAAGATATAAGAGTTTCAGGATGCGGCTTGAAGAAGGAGAGTGGTTGCAATGGGCCAAGAGTAGAGAAAGCCCAACACAAATAACCATAAGTGAAGCATAGAGAACCAAGCCCAGTCGATAACACAACACAAATCCGTAAATTTTAAACGCGTGAGAGGGAGCTGACGTGCCACTCTCTCCTTCCTCTGCGGTGCCTGACGTGTCCGAATGCAGGCTTTCTATTGGACGATTTTCCTATCCTACGTAGATGGCCTAACTGAAGTTCATATTCcccttttattacttgttttattttatatacaccCTTTCACatgttatttttaagttttgaacAAAGCACCATTTTAATTGATTGATACAACTCTTTGAACAAAGGACTGGTATTTCTCTCGCAAATCTTTTTACATGttttttagaaagaaaagaatttactgtataatcaaaatatataatttgactATATCTGTCTCACTTTCTTGTCTCTTCTTGctctctcattttttttattatcatttatcaaTACCTCTTTGACGTGCAAGGAGTAGGTGAGGGTTTTGTTCTAGTTATAGTGGAGTTGTTGTTTCTTCTTACGTACAGCAATTCTAACGAAGCCATAAcaagtttatttatatatatatttatattgatctGGGTTGTTGATAGAGCAGAAGAAAAAGATGTCTAAGCTTATGCAAAATCCAGTGTTCCACGAATTGAAGAAGCAAGCTTCTTTCTTCATCAAAGAAAAGATCAAGACTGCTCGTCTCGCCGTAACTGATGTTACTGAAGAAGAGTTGTAAGAATTTATATGATCGATATGTACATATGTCTTATTAATCGATTGTGATTTAACCATGCGCTCTGGATTTGTTCAATTTTGAAGATTAACAGAAGAAGTTACGGGCAGTGCGCTCTCGTTAATAGACGCTCGCTCCATGGCGGTCATAACAAAAGCTTCTTTTGAAGTTGATCAGTTCCAAAGAATCGTAAAGATTCTACGTCAAAGGTTATTATTCTTGCTTCACTATGacttatacaaaataaatattccaCCAAGTAGAACAAATTTATGATGTTGGCGTTTTAATTATAAACTTCATATATTGTTATTTCTAATATGGTcgtatttatttataacataGTTTTTCTCCGAACCaactacattaaccatataaattatatgaatttattttttattctacaCAATTTTGTTCCATTAATTATACTAGTAATGATGACGATTTAGATCCATTgtaattcatcaaaatataacatgtttttcaagaaaactatatattaattcattaaaaatatggTTACCAGTTAGTGAATTGGTATTTTTTCCAGAATGTTAATGTTTGATAGAAGAGAATGGCGTGGGATGTACAACACTTTGACAATGTTGAACCACTTGTTAATTAACGGACCACTAAGTGTATTCAAGGAGTTTCAACACGAGAAAGAAATTATTGAAGATGTCATAACGATTGAGTGGATCGATGAAAAAGGGTTCGAATGTGGTCTAAAAGTTCGAAACATAGCCGAAGATGTACTAAAGTTGCTTGAAGATGAGACGTTTTTCAAGgacgagagagaaagaaaacgaAAGCAAAGCTTTGGTCGGATCACAGGATTCGGAAGCTCGAGTTTCGTTATACATTCTGAAACTCTGTCTGAAACAAACAAAGGAAGAGACAGCTCGTTCTTGAGTGACCACCAAACTTGTGAAAATGATTGTAACGTTGATGATCATCCTTTCGTGGAGAAAGAACACAATAATACTGCTAAACTCTTGGTTTCTTCTTCGACCTAGCTAAGATGTATTGTTCTTGTTTGTATAATAGTAAAATCCCTAATAGTAAGCATATAAACGTTTGTTGATAATGATATgcttattcatatatataagcATGCAGATACAAGTTTTCATTGATATGCCTTATGTAGTCATATAGAAACAAGTTTttctgtgtttcaaaaaaaaaaaaaaaagaaaaaaagaaacaagtttTTCAATGAGCGTGATTTTATCAACTTATAAACatgatttacaaaatataaacaagtGTTTCATTGATATGCCTTACGTAGTCATATAGAAACAAGTTTTTTCAATGTGTGATTTTATCATAGTTGGGactttggattttgattgtatAGTTTGTTCATGAAATTAAATAGTTTTCACTGCAAAGACTAgtatcaaaatattttgttttattttatagttttgaatGACACCTCCTTGTTAAATTATTTGGATGAAATAACAATGCTACCATATAAACATGATTTAGACCCTCAAATCCAAAATGCAtataattgaattatttttatatgattaaataaGACACTCAGATTAATTTAATTGAACCGACTCCGGTTATTGTATGATCGATCATACGAGGAGCTCACGTGATTCTAACTGGAAGCTCACGTGATCTATTGTTTTGAGTCCTCCTCAGATCAGATCTCGCGACGGCGTCGTATCAAGCGATTCCGGCGGCAATTCCCAGTTGCTTCTTTACGCTTCGTTTCGCTCTCTTTGATGGTTGAAGGACAATGAGATCTCATCACCAAGGCGGCCGCAGCAAGCTAACGGTTCTCCAACTTCTATGCGCCGTCGCAGTTTTCTCCGTTCTCCTCTTCACCATCCAGTCTTCCTTCTTCTCAGGTCATCATCTTTTCACTTTCCTTCTTTCGATTCCGTACACTTCATCATCTCCTAACTATTACTGATTCTCTTCATCTCGCAGATAATGCGAATCGCAAAGTAAACATTCTTCGCCCGGAAGATATTCAGATCTTATCGGAGTTTCAGTCCAGCGTTCAACAGTGCGTggtttgtctctctctctctctctacctctTTGATTGCTAAGCACTTAGTTTCGTTGTAGATTCGTAATTTGGATTTAGATCGATCCCACGCTTTCGGCATCTTATGCGTGAGAGACGGCTTTCGCTATAACgaagtttgattttgatgtatTGGTAATGTATGAATGAACTTTCGGATCTGAGCATTTTGAAATCTGGTGAAGTGAGAAAGGTTGTGGAAGCTAGCTAATAACTATACTGATCTGCTTTCTCTGGATGATGTTGAATTAAGCTAATAGATGATAGAAGAATCATGTTTTGTTAGTTAAGAGTATTGTTTTTGAATCTAATGAGTTGTGGAAGCTAACACCTATTTGATCTTGAAGTTAATCTGGATGGTTTAGACTTGCTTTCTCTTGATGTCAAATAAGCTAATGTGCTAACATATACGATAAGAATCATGTTTTTTGAAGTCAATAAGGAATGTTaccatttttttgttcttcctCTTTCCAACTTTGATTCGTGTTGGAAGAGCCTAGTTTATGGGATTCTGGTGAATTAGTTTAGTTTGGAAGCTCGCATGTGTTGGGAGTCGGAATAATTGTTATGGTGTTTATGCAGCGGGACAGAGGGCTTGGACTCTCTGCTCATATTATCGATCACTGCAATTTGATCCTCAAGTTCCCTCAAGGCACTAACAGCACTTGGGTAATGTTTAAACTTGTCTGGTTTCTTTTTTGAGATTTCAATTGATGCAAGTTTCTCACTTATATTCTTCTTTCAATGACAGTACAATGCACAGTTTAAGATTTTTGAACCGTTGGAGTTCAAGTATAATGTTTGTGAGGCAGTTCTCTTATGGGAGCAGGTTCGTacttctttctttctctgattAGCTTTTCTTGTTTGGGGACTTCTGAGGATTCTAATCTGTCTGAGTAATGCAGTACCGCAATATGACTACAGTATTGACAAGAGAATACCTTGATGTACGCCCTAATGGATGGTTGGACTATGCAGCTATGAGAATTGCGCAGCTGTATGATCCGGAACACTCTGTCTGATTGTATGCTTTGTGTCATTTGTTCTTTCttgttgagttttttttttgatattccGGGTTTCAGGGGAGCTGATAAGTGTTATAATCGTACATTGTGTGAGGAGCATCTTAATGTGATCCTTCCAGCAAAGCCTCCTTTCCACCCAAGACAGTTTCATAAATGCGCCGTCGTCGGAAATTCCGGAGATTTGTTGAAAACAGAGTTCGGAGAAGAGATCGACAGTCATGATGCTGTATTCCGAGATAATGAAGCTCCTGTCAATGAGGTAATATCTCTAACATTTCGCTGAGTTTACCGGTTGACGTTACTACGTGGTCTTGAATTGGTGATATTTTGTTACTGGCATTGCTTATATTCACGTTATTTTATTGCAGAAGTATGCCAAGTACGTAGGAGTGAAAAGAGATTTCCGACTAGTTGTTCGTGGTGCGGCTCGTAACATGGTTAAGATTCTCAATGGGTCTGGTCAGTACTCATAATCTAAAGAGATATAATGATTCATCTTTCTTCAAGCACTCATTGCAGCTCTGCCCTTGTGATGTAACCTTCTGTAACCCGTCATTGACTGCAGACAATGAGGTGCTTATAATCAAAAGTGTGACCCACCGAGACTTCAACGAAATGATAAAGGTATGGTCACTGTTTTCTCTCATCTTTTTCTTCCAACAGTTTCCACTTTCTTATGCGGTTTGGTATTTATC
The window above is part of the Brassica napus cultivar Da-Ae chromosome C8, Da-Ae, whole genome shotgun sequence genome. Proteins encoded here:
- the LOC125591345 gene encoding clathrin interactor 1-like, encoding MSKLMQNPVFHELKKQASFFIKEKIKTARLAVTDVTEEELLTEEVTGSALSLIDARSMAVITKASFEVDQFQRIVKILRQRMLMFDRREWRGMYNTLTMLNHLLINGPLSVFKEFQHEKEIIEDVITIEWIDEKGFECGLKVRNIAEDVLKLLEDETFFKDERERKRKQSFGRITGFGSSSFVIHSETLSETNKGRDSSFLSDHQTCENDCNVDDHPFVEKEHNNTAKLLVSSST
- the LOC106377025 gene encoding sialyltransferase-like protein 1, encoding MRSHHQGGRSKLTVLQLLCAVAVFSVLLFTIQSSFFSDNANRKVNILRPEDIQILSEFQSSVQQCVRDRGLGLSAHIIDHCNLILKFPQGTNSTWYNAQFKIFEPLEFKYNVCEAVLLWEQYRNMTTVLTREYLDVRPNGWLDYAAMRIAQLGADKCYNRTLCEEHLNVILPAKPPFHPRQFHKCAVVGNSGDLLKTEFGEEIDSHDAVFRDNEAPVNEKYAKYVGVKRDFRLVVRGAARNMVKILNGSDNEVLIIKSVTHRDFNEMIKTIPNPVYLFQGIVLRRGAKGTGMKSIELALSMCDIVDIYGFTVDPGYTEWTRYFSTPRKGHNPLQGRAYYQLLECLGVIRIHSPMRSERKEDWSSVPSREMITRAHASALRLQRSQQTTSLKKDGLGQFGNCKVWGDADPRKGPVSGSPDMSEVRKKSDYKKWEVMPFKSLRKEARDHYVQMQGVSQYKMDGNKLDDLVCVRHRPLESET